The genomic window TTCGATCGTCCCTACGGCTCCGAGATGTATCCTTACCAATCCCCCAATATCCCTTCAAGGACATTTTTTTCACCTCTACAGCCTCCATCTTCCGACCTCTCGAGCGTCAAATCCGAGTTTTGTGCCCCTCCGAAAGATCAACGCCAATATTCTGAAATGAAGGATGCCAAAAATGAGAAAGAGATCGAGTgtgaagttaaactgataaaaggTGAATCTTCCTTTGAAAAATGCAATGAAAATCATGGTTCCGAGTGCAGTTCGCCATCAAAAGAGGATTCTCTAGACAGAGACAGTCTGGGTTCGGACGATGGAGAGGATAGTGTCCCCCACGTTCTAGCCCCGGGTTTTCACGGACCAAACCGAAGGTGTCTTCTGTGGGCCTGTAAAGCCTGTAAACGCAAAACTGTGGCCATCGATCGAAGGAAAGCGGCGACTCTTCGGGAACGAAGAAGACTTCGGAAAGTCAATGAAGCGTTCGAAACGCTAAAACGACGGACGTGTCCGAATCCCAACCAAAGACTGCCGAAAGTAGAAATTTTACGGAACGCCATAGAATATATTGAAAGTCTGGAAGAACTGTTACACGGCAATAGAATTCCCCGGACAGATGACCACGTAAACGACTCAGGGTCGACCAGTGGCAGCTCCGACTACATGGTAAGtttctcattttttattttcattttttttaaaggtatctCATTTGGTCTCCCAGTAGAGTTCAGAAAAGGTACGGGTTGTATTGTTCAACCCAGCCCTCTTAAATGTCAtgacttttttctttatatgtacatttcaGAATTCTACATTGATAGTGAAAATATCTGCCTTTCTATCtttcaattttacttttttttcatatttttttttaaaacgaaaaaAATTATAGCAAGTACACGGTATACGTTGGGAAGCATTTCTGCTATAAAGCCAATGTTATGTATTTCTTTACGATcagtatttttaatcaaaatgaaacTAGACACAGAACAAAAGATAAATCCactaaaagtaaaacaaaaaaatggaaACGAAAATGCTATAATTTCTTCAACGCAGCAAATATTTACAAAGCTTTAAAACTAATTCTTATCCAATATTGTTGAGAAAGCAAGGCTATCGTTTTGACATCAAAGGTTTGAAAGTTGCAAAATAATTATCTGCATATGTCAAACAAACTTCGAACGAAAATTTAAGTTCCGTAGCGTTAAAATAGGTGCACTaagggtgaaaaaaaaatcccagagATAATACACTGTTATTCCGAAAGATAATCTATTTTAAAGTGAGATAAGCCTTGATGAATTTCATATTCTTGGTGAACcgagataaaataaaaaattggacTCAATTCCGTAATGTACATTTGTTTATTGTTCGATGACATATATTGTTTTCGGGAAAATAAACAGATTTTCGGATTGCCCCTTTAATAGTTTCTCActgtaaataaacattcaaaaacgTCACAAAAATCGAAACAAATGCTGGAATTTAGTCGTTTACTCCATCATTAAAAGAGACTAGGGACTAgttgaaagttttaaaaccaacatttaatttttttttatttttctctagGGTTTTGCAAActatatcataatttttaactacagttgttttcaaaatgttataatGACTAAAAAAGTTTAAACTGGAAAAAATAAGTAAGTGTTAGACTAATTCATAGCATTCTGCTATCTTCTTTCCTTTTGACAGGCTAAAATCATCATTATTCTTCGCAGAAGaaaaaatgatatgtttttgataagaaaatgaaagcCATAATTTGTTATTCCAGCAATAACTATATCTCTGGGCAGGCAAGTAATTGGAAACAATATATGTGCACCCCGTGCGGAACAAAAATATGGCATCTCCAACATTTATGAGGTGCACCCAATTTAATGaagtaagaaaataaatattcctGTTAGGATAAAAAGAAAACTAGCCATTAATCAGTGGCTACGAAAATTAGGAGTTTATTAAGAAATTGTTCAGACGATGGACGAAGTCGCGTGAAAAAGAGGCTATTCCTGTGGAGACGGTTCTGAAATTAACATGACCCTTCTCATGTTCTCGAAGACTTTTATTAAAGAAAGTcgtgaaaatattttctttaaaattagctTGATTTATATCCAATATAAGTAACTTCTCTAGGCTTTTGACACTTGTTAACATTTGCAAACAACGAAAATCTGCTCAGCGTCAAACCGTGACAAAACATCCTCACGCATGCGGTTTGATGAATGAGCTAGAAAATggataaagttttttttgtttcaccCTATTCGTGatactatttgaaaaaaaaagatatcttgACAATTCTCTGATGTACCAGACCCTACGTATTAAtctaaaaatttgttaaattctgtaattaatgatttttttaaactgaagaaaaatatggaaaaaacgacttttaaaaaaatcattcatcaGGTTTTCTTCataatacaattaaatttgtttgaatatgaatattaaaatgatattgctAAGCCTTATATAAAATATAGTCTATCAAAGTGAAATCTGTTTCTATTTAAACGATATCAAAAGTGACAAATTCTATAAATCAGAGAAATGAAAACACTGTCATTTTCTCGCTACTTATCAGAGGCACCCCTGACCACGAGCTCCTTCTGTCAACACGCTCTCTGATTAGCGGGAATTAGACACAGTCGATTTTTAATGACCACAATTGCCGCTAATCAACTCCCGCGGGGCCCTAAAGCGAGAGCCTGAAATTCTTAAGTCTCACCCCAAGATTTATCAAACCGTGTAAAGATGCTACGGAGTTCATCTGTCAGTGTCCAAGTTCGTTAATTTTCGTTTTTCTCTACAAGTGTCAATTTCGATTCGTAAAATTTATGCGTCAACCACTTGAAGGTGTTAATTGGtgaatacataaatatatattgtagagAATGAGTTATTAAGGTAGGTAGGGTGGCAAATACgtttgaaattatgaaaattatcatTGAAGAGAAGTTCGAGTTTTTGTGTGTTGGAAAAAGAAAATAGAACATTTATTTCAGGGGAAAATTTCAAAGGGAACGAAAACtcgtaaaaatatttaaatatcttgtAGCAAGAACACCAtcagagaaaaaattaaatcgaAACATAAAATCTACtttgataattaaaattcatCTTCTTCATCATACATGCCCCACATCAAACAAGACTCTCTATCGGGTCAAAGCTTTCATCTAATTAATAAAAGCCCTATCGACGGGACGATTTAGATAGCACTTCATTGGGGATTTAAGACCGACGGTTCGATAAATTCTAGATAAAATATTCTCATTAAATCAGTCTAAATTTCTTCATCAATGTCTCTTCTCCTTCTCAGATAAACATAGTTAGCATTATGTCAAGAGTTGTGCCAAAATATTTGGCTCGGGAACACCGACAAGTCGACAACGCGTATTTAAAGTCTTTTAACGACATTTCCTTccgttttttttctcatttagcAGCAAAATGCAGCAATATTTGACCAGGAACATGTTTAAATTGGATAACATGTTCAGATACATCAGATCCCACCATGCTGAGGAAAATTACTTCTGCTCCCTATGGATTGATTAAATTTACGAACAGGAAAAGACGGCCATGACGGTCCCAAAAACTCGCAGACAGTAGAACATATATTGAAAAACCATATGCGAGCGACGTTAACGATTCCGAAATCTGATAAATCTTTGCTTCTTTAAGATTATAATCGCTGCTTCTTTGCGATTACTACTGAGATCCcataaagataatatttttatttcatgttataAATAAGGTTTTCTCATACGGGCTATTTCTGAAGTCCTTAGTTTAACGGAAGTTATCTTTTGTTCAAACCGGCACATTAACGTGTTGCAAATCAGACAATAGAATAAAGACTTTGCCGTTAAAATTGATCAATGCACGATATTTGCATGTATATTAGCTGCAGTAAACATTTTCTGAACTTTGTCTTCATGGGAAAATGGGCATAGTTTAATTATTCAATTCtacgtaaaaattaaaaaaaaaacccggcaAAAACGAAATAGTGACATTTTTTGGACATAGAGATAAGGAAACACGGAAGAAAACTGAGCATCCTTGGACAAAAATACACtataagattaatttttaaactgtatCAGGATGCTCGACAAATAATTCTAGAATATCTAAATTCCAATGCACAAACTGATATAGTCAGAATGTGATATACGACGAAATTCTTCCACTATTGCACTAATTAACATATCAAGTAATTTTGctacttattttgaaatttggtTTGTTGTTTAAAGTTCACTCCAGGAATTTTTGTAACGGATTGTGAAGATACCTATATAGtgttacataaaacaaaaagatcCACAAACTCGTAATGAGGCTATTTGAATGCAACATAGTCTCTGCAAAATATGATGGatgctatatttttttaaactgcgaaatatatttgaatgtaATTAATTGCTAACTTCAGTTTCAATCACTGccataatattaattataatggCTGCACTGATCACGTGGGCAGTGTATCGAACACGTATTTGAGGGTGCATATATGATTATGTCATGATTACTTATCACGTGATTtggaaaaaagttttttttttgaaacgaAATCTTGTAATTCATATTCTTTTTAGCTATTTAGAAGATTAAAATAGCCTGGCACTTAAACaatatttcctttctgagaGAATATTTACGTAGTCTCGCAGTTTGACATGTATTCACACCCGATTAATCTCAAGAGCAGAGTGAATCGAGAGAAGCGCAATTAGAATGGCGCTTCCTTTCTGGTCCGCCTGTTTCCTCTGCAGTGGGTTTCCTAATTATCATATTCTTCCGTTTTGAAATTCTCCAAGGGGTGAATTTTTCAATAACTTCCTTTTGTCTTTTATCACTGTTCTATATGttcattcatatattttttttcactctaGATCAAATTGAACAATCATAAAATCTTTCAAGACTGATGCTAAATCTTTAATGatcttttaaataaagaaacaaaaaatacatatttgttCATATTGCAGTATTGCAACCTtcattaaattgttaaattccaTACGACCTAGAAGGTGTATTACTAAAAACCTTGAATTTTAATAAAGCGAAACGCGTTCGTTGTGATAAAAAACATTGCtatattttgtagaaaaaaaagacTTTCTATGGATCTAACTATTTGTATGATTCAATTTGATTCTTTTGCAAAcctaaatgatataaataacaCAAACTCTTAACATAAACTGTGATGAGAAAGAAAGGACCATAATTTTATTAGACGCTACAAACCAAAAGAGTAGTCTTAGACATGGTTTTGCTGAATTATtccacaaaaatgaaaaaaataaaactaaagcaaaatttaacaaaaaggaGATTTAGTttgcatttaaattttgaaaaagaagcTATTATGTTGtacaattgttttcatttcatcCACAAAGAACTATTGATGAATTTCACAAACTTCTATCAAAATTTGAAGCATTTGATATTTTCAGCAGAAATTGAAAGTTAAATCGCTCGAAAGACAAGAAAAGAACACACATATTAATTTGTATCGACATACAATAAATGATATTGGTCTTTCTTAAACTAATTATGAGATGAAATCTGATATgtcatatatataaattacaccatgcaataaataaacaattttgataAACCTTATTATGctgatataaaatttaaacatatacaATAATGCATGCGCACTTTACGTTGGGATTTgtcaaatttacatgtaatccAATTGAATATCACGGAAATTGAAATGATTAAACTGTTTGTGTATGTTCCTATCTCTAGCTGAACTCATTAAACTGTTCATCAATAGAGTCCTTGATTGAAAAGCAAACACCTGTCCTTTTTTTGgaattaaattacaataattgttaatttcaattatttaagtGATCATTTATTCCATATTTAGTTTTCCATTTCATTAAAAGCCCGGACACACGTGTAGTTTTAATTCGAAAGTAAAAAGGGCCTTTGGAACCAAATGATACATCATTGAAACAGTCCTTTGAATTCGGCATCCCCAAGCACTTACAGAATATGCATTGTCGGAAATTTTTCTGAGTGATGCTCACTTGATGAAATTCAATTCTGAGTGCTGAAGAGAAAAATAGGATAAAGTCTTCAATCCCGCTCTTTCGACCGTCATAATTTTTGGTTCACACAACACAAGAAGGCGCTGTGTTTAATAAGTGCCTGGAAAATCCTCAATTGTTATACATCTAGCATAAAAACAAAGGTTACATAATATAAGCATGCATATATAGtggttaaatatacatgtaacaaagaaGAGTAAACTAAAGTGAATGAATATcagtatcattttatatgataatCTTCCGGCATCTCATTTTCAAGGCAGCAATACGATGAACATTTCATAAGATgaagttaaaaatcaatattcaaatttcagatgtattttgttttttaatggcGAAGTGTACATCCCCAACAGCTTTTCTTCTGTAATATACCtcttacttttctttaaaatatcatatccaTTCCCTTTGGTGtattatatgattatatatattatattatatctatcatatttattcatttttctaaaactttgggaatgaaaaaataaaaaaccctAAATTTCTTGTTTACTATTTACAGACTGTCAATAGTCCCCAGTACTATGACAAACTCCATCACCTAGGCGACGTACATCCGGGGTACACCCACGGCAATGgtgagtctctctctctctctctctctctctctctctctctcttttggaCGCGTGGGTTTTCTCCGGGCAATCCGGCTTCCCCCCACATCAATGAACCCCTCGCGCTAACACCCATGCCAACGAAATGTTGACGAACTTGTTTATCGttgtgaaataaataaagttcattctctctctctctctctctctctctctctctctctctctctctctctctctctctgtgcaagtagtaaaaattaaaatataaatgcatcgtgtatacaatataaatatgatacacttttatcaaacaatatttcattatcCTGATTGTGTCCTGCTTGTGTCATTTTTCGGCCAAttgctataaaatattttgattctgtTGTAACCGATAATTGGTTGTGTACACTTGTAAAAAGTCTTATTAAATtccccctgaaaaaaaaacccatctagcacattatttaaaaaagaaattataaatgcTTCTAGGAAATTTCtatttataatacattgtattttcaaCGATGTTTTCCTCAGTTGGAAATTCCAGCAGCATACTACAGGATACGAAAACCCGGCTAGCTTTAAATTTCTTCCTGTATTTTCTTTACAGTTTTATATACTTAAAACCAGGTATCCTCATCAGCGTTGAAGTTCCATTAAAACATTTGGCATTTtacataattctttttttatggCGTCGAAAGACAAATTGTGCCTTAATTCCTGCCTGCAGGAGCCCCCGTCTGTTGTATCTATTTTGTTCTGAAGAATTACCCTGCATAAAGATGCGCTTTGTCAAAAAAGAATAGGATATATCAACTCAGAATGCATTAAGGAGTTGGAGTTAATTGATACGTTTGCCAAGCGGACCGCTAGGCTAGATACGACGCATTATAAaattatgttgattatttttacCCATTTTTCTAGACTCTGTCTTTATAAGTATtatatcatttcaaattttgaatacaATTTGAAATGCGCGGTATTTCGAAATTCTTTACATCATTAACTAAAAGTTTTGATTTGCTTATACGCACACATCTAAGAAAATACCATGTTCAAACTTTTGTGAAGAGCACATTAGATATATGCAAGTGAAATAATGGGCTTTTAggcacaatttaaagaaaaaatttaagGAAGTGAAAAAACACGTAGAACAGATTTCAGTTTTAGACAATTTCATTGCAAGCGACGCTAAAGTACTTTCACATTTTATATGATAACATTGCGGGGTCAATTTTGTATTGAACGGTTATTTATTTGCGGATCACTCATGACAAATATGTTGTTATTTGTGGCAAACAGTATCATGTTATACACAGTAGTTCCGTGTTTTTAAACTTTAGAATTACTGTTTGTGTTGATTCAGTGTAGAGACGACATGATACAGCCTGTTTATTGAGGAATATTATTCACtgaaatatagatatatttaatACTTTCCGGCTTTTTGGTGCTAAACGTGTACATCCAATAAACGTAATGATTGTAATTTCTGAATTCCTTCCAAGATCAGTTTATAATTGTTACAATCATTGTCAATCTGCTTTTTTACGTATGTATGCGTGTAACTTTTTCCACACCATAAAGCGTTGCATAAGAATTGATTGTCTtctgcatgtatttttattctagGATTCATTAGaaagatatcttttttttcgTTTCAGAAaacgattaaatatttgatattattttacaatgctAAATTGgtaaaatgtatgtaaataaatgaaactttaaatattttagtgtAAGCTCAAGgaacaaatcaaaataaagtgttttaaatcaataacTCTAATATACTCTTctcacaaaaataaaacaagtatttgaccccccccctccgaaaaaaatcaaaacacagAGCTGTTATGCTAAAACTACAGTAATACACACTTTAGCGAAGTGCCTCGGACACACAggttttattctttatatataaacgTCATTCATTTTAtccgaaaaaaatcaaaatactttctaAGATTTGTAGGAATTGTAACTGGTTTTGATGAAAGCATGAATTCAGTATAAGCATGTtataatgtatattaattatatttcaagGTTACGAACATCACCAACAGACATCTGCGCAAGCGCAGCAGCAAGCACCTTGCGGAAACGTCTCCAGCTTGGACTGCCTGTCCCTGATCGTGGAGAGCATCAGCCCAAAGACTTCCGCCGGAATGATGACCGGGATCTCGCCACCAGAACGCCCTCTGTAGGCAAAATGGCGATCCCAACCACGAAACTCTTTAACTGCATTGCTATGTGTGGCTGCGCCTTACCTCTGAAGGCAAGAGGAGACATATTCTCAGTGACACTTCCTTGCATTGCAAGAGACTTGAGAAAAGGGAATGGAGAATTTGGGGTGTGATCTGAATTTATCGAAAATATTTCCACGGTTTTTTCATTCATGGCAACCACACGCTGGTATTGGTCTGCAAGTACCTCCTTTTATTTGGTTTGGCGGGCCAAGTTTTGATTACAGTTAGACCCGATGACCGCTGAAtgtcaagtttggtgaagagtTTATGACTGTACATAGACAATAATTGTCTCGTAGGCCAAGTATGTAGACGGAAGAACAGTTGGTGTGCTGAAACCCATTATGCAAGAGGAAGGGGAAGAGATAATCAATGAGTATTTTCCTAATTGAAACATTGCTGTTTATAGCACATTCTTCGGAAAAAACTGAGCTTAAATTGTCACTGTGCAATCGAATTTAGAGTGGATTCATGTATACTTATCTGTCATAAGGAACTCTTTTGTGTTTTTTAGCTTTTTTGAGTTTAGAGTGCgatgatagtttttttttccatcatTACTACGCAGTTATTCTttgatatgttttataattaatgGGCAGCACGTGAATTAAGTTGCATTATTTTCAATGTTCAAATGCAAATAGTAAGGATGCAATGAGTTTGTATATATTATGCATTGAAAGTTTTCATAAtgaataatgatataatatctttttatatgacatgaaatgaataattttgaaataaaacaatattttgacaaataaaatcttaatttccGGTTTGCGGAGAAAATAACAAATTCCTCTTTGCCGTTAAGTCACACAGGTTGTCATATAGTactcacaccccccccccccccccaaccaccaCCACCAATGTGGACAAGTTACATGTCCCTGATGTTTAAACATGCAAGCGCACCTGCAAAAAGCGGGAACAAAATCagaaaatcaaatgtaaaaaaCTTCTTCAAACAATctaaagtttaaattttgatttgacaGGTGAGTTTTGTCAGGCTGAAAAACAAAGAGTGGGTTTGATCACGTCATCAAATCCTCGACTGTTTACAAAACACAATGCAAAAACCAATTCCTCCACATCCCCGCTATCTACTCCGACACcctgtgttaaaaaaaacctgtcaagattaataaaaaaaaaagaacagcaTATGTAATCATTcgaacattgaaaaaaaagttatctctttttttttttaaatgaattttcttttcatcaatGTTCGATAGATTGATCATCGTAGATTGCAAATATTACGCATAGCAAGtaggtaaaaaattaaaacaacaacTGATAACTTAGAAAAATTAATaccattttactttaaatttgacTGAAATGAGAGTGTGTAAAAAATGAAACGTCTCATCAGTGTAAAATATTCTAACTGGActcattttgtatttaaaaaaattctcttgCAATTATaggtttttgtttacaaaataaatattaccaCATTATATGACGTAAAGAATTGAAGTATAATTTTGCTCACATATCAAAAAAGttggtttttaatattttttttgaatctGAACACTCGTAAATTTCAAAAAGACGTCACAAAATTCTTCACTTGTAAATTTCATAAGACGTCACAGAATTCAGCATACTTTTTGTATTAACCTGCAGTCAGCGTATATATAAACCATATGTTTAGTATACACTTACTCAGATATCAATCCAGATCAATTCTATATAATCGCGGACCACATGAATTTATCTACGCAAAATACCATCTCTTCAGTTGAAAGAAATTCAATGATAAAGTTGAACAATTTGAGTGATTCACATATTGATAGTCGGGGGAGAAAAATGAACAGCTCGTGGGTTTAGTCTATCAAGATGACATCGAGTTCAGATTGCCAAAGTCTTGTAACTGTTGTAGATTTCTATTTGCTATGCATTATAGAAATCGAtctataaagattttttctctGTAAATCAAATTCTAAAAGCAACATATTTAAATTCAGTAGAGCAGCACACACAAAAATGAAACTGGATGAATTGccatttttcattgttttaacaGAACTCTATACAGTATCGCAATGGCTTTGAATTTTTGTATGCAACTTCGTTGGAATCACAAAAAGGGTGTGACTAAAATTTACGGACAGAGAGACACAAGAATAATGCAATAAATGTGGCATTTGAATACTACTTTCGAAAAATTGTCACAATCGAAAATAAGCGCTGAATCCAATtagctttgttttgtttttgtcggCAAACAACTGTTTGAACACTTTTAGACGGTAATAACT from Magallana gigas chromosome 9, xbMagGiga1.1, whole genome shotgun sequence includes these protein-coding regions:
- the LOC105317579 gene encoding transcription factor SUM-1, which produces MMMMADFRSCRYEPSHQNYAGHPLVAGEMPEGRQLTDLSYTNSSGNSDYYGSNNVTFHRHFDRPYGSEMYPYQSPNIPSRTFFSPLQPPSSDLSSVKSEFCAPPKDQRQYSEMKDAKNEKEIECEVKLIKGESSFEKCNENHGSECSSPSKEDSLDRDSLGSDDGEDSVPHVLAPGFHGPNRRCLLWACKACKRKTVAIDRRKAATLRERRRLRKVNEAFETLKRRTCPNPNQRLPKVEILRNAIEYIESLEELLHGNRIPRTDDHVNDSGSTSGSSDYMTVNSPQYYDKLHHLGDVHPGYTHGNGYEHHQQTSAQAQQQAPCGNVSSLDCLSLIVESISPKTSAGMMTGISPPERPL